One Misgurnus anguillicaudatus chromosome 20, ASM2758022v2, whole genome shotgun sequence DNA segment encodes these proteins:
- the thap7 gene encoding THAP domain-containing protein 7 isoform X1 — MSDMHFNSSIGKHDQIKCEISHMPRHCSAVGCKSRDTKGLRKSGITFHRLPKKGNPRRTTWIINSCRKGPEGKGQWDPQSGFIYFCSKHFTPDSFELSGVSGYRRLKDDAIPTVFDIQPHERCNAKKGTTKRRGRPRNVDKHISVEDSNNECSESQEISNSERKMQNVAEDEGVKSFEQDKGDENQEEPSSKAAPVEDQPPEASSPQPSPRPPSPSCYMRRLPPPPGFYLAKEHNYAQLCPLVWRKRYDKAIDSLEKTMLLLSATRRRENRLRSALMRLRENRLRSTLSRVRDGMKGKEVRGGRFSSRAVKKAQATKGERAGSLEALEENLNEGAADDISLLTDGWNSQSQARSKVMVEDEEGCCFYCGRGSEGNKVFGYKEATVEPNDVQGLPIKCRPKEVPNVLKNQCLENTRTDVPPVEQQSYYLYYCESTENEDTMQVVTMELQPHQLNAEDETSLDLQDDGETIQQLAVLHSQTETHPQMHTVPVQYSTTLHDTSAPFQLQVLQPHQGLFLPELETKDKSESENDQGGGQQFYWVQERTNDHENGQVIHQSNLRTTVVAGDVRERLKEHLEVFQLQLSNEFID, encoded by the exons ATGAGTGACATGCATTTTAATAGCAGCATAGGAAAGCATGATCAGATAAAATGCGAAATATCCCAT ATGCCTAGACACTGTTCTGCTGTTGGCTGTAAGTCACGGGACACAAAAGGACTTCGGAAATCTGGAATCACTTTTCACAG gttGCCGAAGAAGGGAAACCCTCGCCGCACAACTTGGATTATCAACTCCTGCCGCAAAGGTCCTGAGGGTAAAGGACAGTGGGACCCCCAGAGTGGTTTTATCTATTTCTGCTCCAAACATTTCACCCCTGACAGCTTTGAACTCTCTGGAGTCAG TGGCTATCGCAGGCTTAAGGACGATGCAATTCCCACTGTATTTGACATTCAGCCTCATGAAAGATGCAATGCTAAGAAAGGCACTACAAAGAGAAGGGGCAGACCACGAAATGTGGACAAACATATCAG TGTTGAGGATTCCAATAATGAGTGCTCAGAAAGCCAGGAGATATCCAACAGCGAGAGGAAGATGCAAAATGTAGCAGAAGATGAAGGTGTAAAGAGTTTTGAACAAGATAAAGGAGATGAAAATCAGGAGGAACCTTCATCTAAAGCTGCTCCTGTAGAGGATCAACCGCCTGAAGCCTCTTCTCCTCAACCGTCCCCTCGTCCCCCTTCTCCATCCTGCTACATGAGGCGTCTCCCTCCACCTCCTGGCTTCTACCTGGCGAAAGAGCACAACTATGCTCAGCTTTGCCCTCTAGTGTGGCGTAAACGTTATGACAAAGCCATCGACAGCTTAGAAAAAACAATGCTGCTTCTTAGTGCTACCCGACGTCGGGAGAACCGGTTACGCAGTGCGCTGATGCGCCTCAGAGAGAACCGGCTCAGGAGTACCCTCAGTCGTGTCCGAGATGGGATGAAAGGAAAGGAGGTCAGGGGAGGTAGGTTTTCAAGCAGGGCTGTTAAAAAAGCACAAGCAACAAAAGGGGAACGTGCTGGCAGTCTAGAGGCATTGGAGGAGAATCTGAATGAAGGTGCAGCTGATGATATCAGTCTTCTCACCGATGGTTGGAACAGCCAGTCACAGGCAAGGTCAAAGGTTATGGTGGAAGACGAGGAAggatgttgtttttattgtggaAGAGGCAGTGAAGGAAACAAAGTATTTGGCTACAAAGAGGCGACCGTTGAACCTAATGACGTTCAAGGGTTGCCAATAAAGTGCAGGCCTAAAGAAGTCCCAAATGTACTCAAAAATCAATGTTTGGAGAACACAAGGACTGATGTGCCACCTGTTGAACAACAGAGCTACTATTTGTATTACTGTGAGAGTACCGAAAATGAGGACACGATGCAGGTGGTCACCATGGAATTGCAACCTCACCAGCTTAACGCAGAAGATGAAACTTCTCTTGATCTTCAGGATGACGGGGAAACAATCCAGCAACTTGCTGTATTGCATTCACAAACTGAAACGCACCCACAAATGCATACTGTACCTGTACAATACTCAACAACACTACATGATACTTCTGCTCCATTCCAGCTGCAGGTTCTGCAGCCACATCAAGGACTGTTTCTTCCAGAATTGGAAACGAAAGATAAGAGCGAATCAGAAAATGATCAGGGAGGAGGACAGCAGTTTTACTGGGTACAGGAAAGAACAAATGATCATGAAAACGGTCAGGTCATTCATCAGTCCAACCTGAGGACCACAGTGGTGGCTGGAGATGTCAGGGAGAGACTGAAGGAACACCTCGAAGTGTTTCAGTTACAGCTTAGCAATGAGTTTATTGACTAA
- the thap7 gene encoding THAP domain-containing protein 7 isoform X2 yields MPRHCSAVGCKSRDTKGLRKSGITFHRLPKKGNPRRTTWIINSCRKGPEGKGQWDPQSGFIYFCSKHFTPDSFELSGVSGYRRLKDDAIPTVFDIQPHERCNAKKGTTKRRGRPRNVDKHISVEDSNNECSESQEISNSERKMQNVAEDEGVKSFEQDKGDENQEEPSSKAAPVEDQPPEASSPQPSPRPPSPSCYMRRLPPPPGFYLAKEHNYAQLCPLVWRKRYDKAIDSLEKTMLLLSATRRRENRLRSALMRLRENRLRSTLSRVRDGMKGKEVRGGRFSSRAVKKAQATKGERAGSLEALEENLNEGAADDISLLTDGWNSQSQARSKVMVEDEEGCCFYCGRGSEGNKVFGYKEATVEPNDVQGLPIKCRPKEVPNVLKNQCLENTRTDVPPVEQQSYYLYYCESTENEDTMQVVTMELQPHQLNAEDETSLDLQDDGETIQQLAVLHSQTETHPQMHTVPVQYSTTLHDTSAPFQLQVLQPHQGLFLPELETKDKSESENDQGGGQQFYWVQERTNDHENGQVIHQSNLRTTVVAGDVRERLKEHLEVFQLQLSNEFID; encoded by the exons ATGCCTAGACACTGTTCTGCTGTTGGCTGTAAGTCACGGGACACAAAAGGACTTCGGAAATCTGGAATCACTTTTCACAG gttGCCGAAGAAGGGAAACCCTCGCCGCACAACTTGGATTATCAACTCCTGCCGCAAAGGTCCTGAGGGTAAAGGACAGTGGGACCCCCAGAGTGGTTTTATCTATTTCTGCTCCAAACATTTCACCCCTGACAGCTTTGAACTCTCTGGAGTCAG TGGCTATCGCAGGCTTAAGGACGATGCAATTCCCACTGTATTTGACATTCAGCCTCATGAAAGATGCAATGCTAAGAAAGGCACTACAAAGAGAAGGGGCAGACCACGAAATGTGGACAAACATATCAG TGTTGAGGATTCCAATAATGAGTGCTCAGAAAGCCAGGAGATATCCAACAGCGAGAGGAAGATGCAAAATGTAGCAGAAGATGAAGGTGTAAAGAGTTTTGAACAAGATAAAGGAGATGAAAATCAGGAGGAACCTTCATCTAAAGCTGCTCCTGTAGAGGATCAACCGCCTGAAGCCTCTTCTCCTCAACCGTCCCCTCGTCCCCCTTCTCCATCCTGCTACATGAGGCGTCTCCCTCCACCTCCTGGCTTCTACCTGGCGAAAGAGCACAACTATGCTCAGCTTTGCCCTCTAGTGTGGCGTAAACGTTATGACAAAGCCATCGACAGCTTAGAAAAAACAATGCTGCTTCTTAGTGCTACCCGACGTCGGGAGAACCGGTTACGCAGTGCGCTGATGCGCCTCAGAGAGAACCGGCTCAGGAGTACCCTCAGTCGTGTCCGAGATGGGATGAAAGGAAAGGAGGTCAGGGGAGGTAGGTTTTCAAGCAGGGCTGTTAAAAAAGCACAAGCAACAAAAGGGGAACGTGCTGGCAGTCTAGAGGCATTGGAGGAGAATCTGAATGAAGGTGCAGCTGATGATATCAGTCTTCTCACCGATGGTTGGAACAGCCAGTCACAGGCAAGGTCAAAGGTTATGGTGGAAGACGAGGAAggatgttgtttttattgtggaAGAGGCAGTGAAGGAAACAAAGTATTTGGCTACAAAGAGGCGACCGTTGAACCTAATGACGTTCAAGGGTTGCCAATAAAGTGCAGGCCTAAAGAAGTCCCAAATGTACTCAAAAATCAATGTTTGGAGAACACAAGGACTGATGTGCCACCTGTTGAACAACAGAGCTACTATTTGTATTACTGTGAGAGTACCGAAAATGAGGACACGATGCAGGTGGTCACCATGGAATTGCAACCTCACCAGCTTAACGCAGAAGATGAAACTTCTCTTGATCTTCAGGATGACGGGGAAACAATCCAGCAACTTGCTGTATTGCATTCACAAACTGAAACGCACCCACAAATGCATACTGTACCTGTACAATACTCAACAACACTACATGATACTTCTGCTCCATTCCAGCTGCAGGTTCTGCAGCCACATCAAGGACTGTTTCTTCCAGAATTGGAAACGAAAGATAAGAGCGAATCAGAAAATGATCAGGGAGGAGGACAGCAGTTTTACTGGGTACAGGAAAGAACAAATGATCATGAAAACGGTCAGGTCATTCATCAGTCCAACCTGAGGACCACAGTGGTGGCTGGAGATGTCAGGGAGAGACTGAAGGAACACCTCGAAGTGTTTCAGTTACAGCTTAGCAATGAGTTTATTGACTAA
- the LOC129454440 gene encoding ras-related and estrogen-regulated growth inhibitor-like protein codes for MVVQVKSRIRYSSKTMEGNQQKVEANVLLLGAENVGKSALTVRFLTRRFIGEYGDIESIYSHTDKIDGRDICFNIWDSLCPQDEEKSGHINDRQLQWADGFILVYSICDRASFNLVQRQVKCIRQLKQKAASAAPIIIVGNKRDLQHRRTVSSEEGRLLALSADCGFFEVSAAETYHGVLMVFHELLELIREARALKKGTAGFKGIVRSMSAVFGRKRTE; via the exons ATGGTTGTTCAAGTGAAATCGCGCATTCGCTACAGCAGCAAAACCATGGAGGGCAACCAACAAAAAGTGGAAGCCAATGTTTTGTTATTGGGAGCTGAGAACGTTGGAAAGTCTG CTCTAACCGTGCGCTTTCTTACTAGGCGGTTTATTGGAGAATATGGAGATATAG AATCAATATACAGCCATACTGACAAGATCGACGGCCGTGATATTTGTTTCAACATCTGGGACTCGCTTTGCCCGCAG GATGAGGAAAAGTCTGGACACATAAACGACAGACAGCTACAGTGGGCAGACGGTTTTATTCTGGTTTACAGCATCTGTGACCGCGCCAGCTTCAATTTGGTCCAGCGACAAGTTAAGTGCATACGGCAACTCAAGCAGAAAGCGGCAAGCGCAGCTCCGATCATCATCGTGGGGAATAAGCGAGATCTCCAGCACCGGCGTACCGTCTCCAGCGAGGAAGGTCGACTGCTCGCGCTCTCCGCGGACTGTGGCTTTTTTGAGGTGTCAGCCGCTGAGACCTACCATGGTGTGCTGATGGTGTTTCATGAACTGTTGGAGCTCATCCGAGAGGCGAGGGCTTTAAAGAAGGGCACTGCGGGGTTCAAGGGTATCGTCCGGAGCATGTCGGCGGTGTTTGGACGAAAGCGGACCGAGTAG